The segment CTTTGTGGCTCCGTATTAGATGTTAAGATGAAGAAAATCGCTGTTTTTACGTCTGGGGGAGATGCCCCGGGCATGAATGCCTGTATCCGCGCAGTGGTGCGGACGGCAGTTTACCATAAATTAGAAGTATACGGAATTGGTCGTGGCTACAACGGCATGATTCAGGGAGAAATCTATCGGTTATTTTCCCACTCCGTGAGCAATATTATCCAAAAAGGCGGCACCATTTTAAAATCTGCCCGCTGTCTGGAGTTCCACACCCCTGAGGGCAGAAAAAGAGCCTATGAGCAAATCTCAAAATTTGGGATTGAGGGCATTGTGGCCATTGGGGGGAACGGTACCTTCACGGGGGCCCAGATCTTCCATAAAGAATATGGTATTCCAATTATGGGCTGCCCTGGCACCATAGACAATGACCTTTTTGGTACAGATTACACCATTGGGTATGACACCGCCGTGAATACCGCCCTTGACGCCATTGACAAAATCAGAGACACCGCCGACAGCCATGAGCGCGTGTTCTTCGTGGAAGTGATGGGCCGTGACTCAGGCTATATTGCCCTCCCTTGCGCCATTGGTGGCGGAGCCGAGATGGTGATGATTCCGGAAACCATTACTTCTATGTCTGAGGTAATTGAGACCCTGCAGCAGGGCTGGCGCCGGTCTAAGACCTCGTTCATTATTATTGTGGCTGAAGGCGATGATGAAGGTGGAGCCACCGAGATTGCCGCAAAAGTGAAACAAGCGCTTCCGCAGATGGACGCCAAAGTGACAATCATAGGGCACGTGCAGCGCGGAGGTACCCCTACCGCCGCTGACCGGCTTCTGAGCAGCCAAATGGGAATGGCCGCCGTGGAAGGCCTCATTGCTGGCCGCGCCAATGAAATGGTTGGTGTGATGAATGGAGAAATCGTGTACACCCCCTTTCATGACACTATCACCAAGAAAAAGCCTATCAGCGAGAGCTTCCTAAGGTTAGTGGAAGTTTTGAGCGTATAGCACGTAATAAAGATCATCCTGTTAGGGTGCGTTTAAGGGCAGATTTTTAGAAATCAGTCTTA is part of the Rufibacter tibetensis genome and harbors:
- the pfkA gene encoding 6-phosphofructokinase: MKKIAVFTSGGDAPGMNACIRAVVRTAVYHKLEVYGIGRGYNGMIQGEIYRLFSHSVSNIIQKGGTILKSARCLEFHTPEGRKRAYEQISKFGIEGIVAIGGNGTFTGAQIFHKEYGIPIMGCPGTIDNDLFGTDYTIGYDTAVNTALDAIDKIRDTADSHERVFFVEVMGRDSGYIALPCAIGGGAEMVMIPETITSMSEVIETLQQGWRRSKTSFIIIVAEGDDEGGATEIAAKVKQALPQMDAKVTIIGHVQRGGTPTAADRLLSSQMGMAAVEGLIAGRANEMVGVMNGEIVYTPFHDTITKKKPISESFLRLVEVLSV